The Glycine max cultivar Williams 82 chromosome 12, Glycine_max_v4.0, whole genome shotgun sequence genome window below encodes:
- the LOC100801538 gene encoding shugoshin-1, with the protein MSMQREKMAKKSIGSLMRKKLSDITNNTNPPLSQQQLDTTLPSDNNFIQQLLKERTALIQLLAERNKIIEASGVELRRLRADVTKLQIQNWNLAQSNSHMLAELNMGRERIKTLQHEILWRAALIKGKNVDVQEKVEIDCEKNPTLSQLQEEDEKAGQPSPKASNDEKHNCMNRRRIRSKSTGSSSASKNTSKDKVKDNGRRLRRHSTTFKTHEHEPLENLFELEDATYLVTQSPISKTGRGKSSDSRNEAPRCSFGRPLRRAVQKVHSYKEIPVNVKMRRLD; encoded by the exons ATGAGCATGCAAAGAGAGAAAATGGCGAAGAAATCCATTGGAAGCTTAATGCGAAAGAAGCTTTCTGATATCACCAACAACACCAATCCTCCTCTCTCTCAACAACAACTTGACACTACTCTTCCCTCCGATAACAATTTCATTCAACAACTCCTCAag GAAAGAACAGCGTTGATTCAACTCCTTGCGGAAAGAAa TAAAATAATTGAAGCGAGTGGGGTGGAGCTGCGGAGGCTGAGAGCAGATGTGACGAAGCTGCAAATCCAAAACTGGAACCTTGCTCAGTCCAATAGCCACATGTTAGCG GAGCTTAACATGGGGAGGGAAAGG ATTAAAACGCTGCAACATGAAATTTTGTGGAGGGCTGCTTTGATTAAAGGAAAGAACGTGGACGTGCAG GAAAAAGTGGAGATTGACTGCGAAAAGAATCCTACATTATCACAGTTACAG gaagaagatgaaaaagCAGGGCAACCATCCCCTAAAGCCAGCAATGATGAAAAACACAACTGCATGAATAGAAGACGCATAAGGAGTAAAT CTACTGGTTCTTCTTCTGCTTCCAAGAATACAAGCAAAGACAAAGTTAAAGACAATGG GAGACGTTTGAGGAGACATTCTACTACGTTCAAAACCCATGAACATGAACCTCTAGAAAATTTGTTCGAGTTAGAGGATGCTACATATCTTGTCACTCAATCTCCAATTTCAAAAACTGGAAGAGGAAAAAGCTCTGATTCAAGGAATGAAGCTCCAAGGTGTTCTTTTGGAAGACCCTTGCGAAGAGCAGTTCAGAAGGTTCATTCTTACAAGGAGATTCCCGTAAATGTCAAGATGCGAAGACTAGACTAA